A single genomic interval of Panthera tigris isolate Pti1 chromosome E3, P.tigris_Pti1_mat1.1, whole genome shotgun sequence harbors:
- the METTL22 gene encoding methyltransferase-like protein 22 isoform X1, whose protein sequence is MDEVTFKSDTVLSDVHLYTPNHRHLMVRLNGMGQPVFLSQFKLLWNRDSRTDSGAEGDGRGARLAEETPPSGPGSARPPPGSGHSDATSQVGLGTRLDEDGDLDVERRPPTASDPEPAGPPRDKVHPTILTQEEEDPLADGARESSPRDIVRIEHTMATPLEDVGKQVWRGALLLADYILFQRDLFQGRTVLELGAGTGLASIIAATVARTVYCTDVGADLLAMCQRNIALNGHLTAAGGGVVKVKELDWLRDDLCTDPEVPFSWSQEDVSDLYSHTTILLAAEVFYDDDLTDALFETLSRLAHKLQNACTAILSVEKRLNFTLRHLDVTCEAYDHFRSWLRRLEGLADGRLRFAVERVEASFPQLLVYERIQQLELWKIFVEPVM, encoded by the exons ATGGACGAGGTCACCTTCAAAAGTGACACTGTGCTGTCAGACGTCCACCTCTACACCCCGAACCACAGACACCTCATGGTGCGGCTGAACGGCATGGGGCAGCCTG TTTTCCTGTCCCAGTTCAAGCTTCTGTGGAACCGAGACTCTCGGACAGACTCAGGGGCCGAGGGTGATGGTCGGGGCGCTCGTCTTGCCGAGGAGACGCCGCCATCCGGGCCGGGCAGTGCCAGGCCCCCTCCGGGGAGCGGCCACAGTGACGCCACCAGCCAGGTGGGGCTGGGAACTCGGCTGGACGAAGACGGGGATTTGGACGTGGAGAGGAGACCACCGACTGCTTCGGACCCCGAGCCAGCAGGGCCTCCGAGAGACAAGGTACATCCCACGATTCTAACGCAGGAGGAAGAGGACCCACTGGCAGATGGAGCACGAGAGAGCAGCCCCCGGGATATCGTCAGAATAG AGCACACCATGGCCACCCCCCTGGAGGATGTTGGCAAGCAG GTGTGGCGGGGCGCCCTGCTCCTGGCAGACTACATCCTCTTTCAGCGGGACCTCTTCCAGGGCCGCACCGTGCTGGAGCTCGGGGCGGGCACGGGGCTGGCCAGCATCATCGCAGCCACCGTGGCACGCACGGTATATTGTACAG ATGTCGGCGCAGATCTCCTGGCCATGTGCCAGCGAAATATTGCCCTCAACGGCCACCTGACTGCCGCTGGAG GCGGTGTGGTTAAGGTCAAAGAACTGGACTGGCTCCGCGACGACCTGTGCACAg ACCCGGAGGTCCCCTTCAGCTGGTCGCAGGAGGATGTCTCTGACCTGTACAGCCACACCACCATCCTGCTTGCGGCTGAAG TGTTTTACGACGATGACCTAACCGACGCTCTGTTTGAAACCCTGTCCCGCCTCGCTCACAAGCTGCAGAACGCCTGCACGGCCATTCTGTCTGTGGAGAAGCG GCTGAACTTCACGCTCAGACACCTGGACGTCACATGCGAGGCGTACGACCACTTCCGCTCCTGGCTGCGGCGGCTGGAGGGGCTGGCTGACGGCCGGCTGCGCTTCGCGGTGGAACGGGTGGAGGCCTCCTTCCCGCAGCTCCTGGTTTACGAGCGCATCCAGCAACTG GAGCTCTGGAAGATCTTTGTGGAACCGGTGATGTGA
- the METTL22 gene encoding methyltransferase-like protein 22 isoform X2 produces MDEVTFKSDTVLSDVHLYTPNHRHLMVRLNGMGQPVFLSQFKLLWNRDSRTDSGAEGDGRGARLAEETPPSGPGSARPPPGSGHSDATSQVGLGTRLDEDGDLDVERRPPTASDPEPAGPPRDKVHPTILTQEEEDPLADGARESSPRDIVRIDVGADLLAMCQRNIALNGHLTAAGGGVVKVKELDWLRDDLCTDPEVPFSWSQEDVSDLYSHTTILLAAEVFYDDDLTDALFETLSRLAHKLQNACTAILSVEKRLNFTLRHLDVTCEAYDHFRSWLRRLEGLADGRLRFAVERVEASFPQLLVYERIQQLELWKIFVEPVM; encoded by the exons ATGGACGAGGTCACCTTCAAAAGTGACACTGTGCTGTCAGACGTCCACCTCTACACCCCGAACCACAGACACCTCATGGTGCGGCTGAACGGCATGGGGCAGCCTG TTTTCCTGTCCCAGTTCAAGCTTCTGTGGAACCGAGACTCTCGGACAGACTCAGGGGCCGAGGGTGATGGTCGGGGCGCTCGTCTTGCCGAGGAGACGCCGCCATCCGGGCCGGGCAGTGCCAGGCCCCCTCCGGGGAGCGGCCACAGTGACGCCACCAGCCAGGTGGGGCTGGGAACTCGGCTGGACGAAGACGGGGATTTGGACGTGGAGAGGAGACCACCGACTGCTTCGGACCCCGAGCCAGCAGGGCCTCCGAGAGACAAGGTACATCCCACGATTCTAACGCAGGAGGAAGAGGACCCACTGGCAGATGGAGCACGAGAGAGCAGCCCCCGGGATATCGTCAGAATAG ATGTCGGCGCAGATCTCCTGGCCATGTGCCAGCGAAATATTGCCCTCAACGGCCACCTGACTGCCGCTGGAG GCGGTGTGGTTAAGGTCAAAGAACTGGACTGGCTCCGCGACGACCTGTGCACAg ACCCGGAGGTCCCCTTCAGCTGGTCGCAGGAGGATGTCTCTGACCTGTACAGCCACACCACCATCCTGCTTGCGGCTGAAG TGTTTTACGACGATGACCTAACCGACGCTCTGTTTGAAACCCTGTCCCGCCTCGCTCACAAGCTGCAGAACGCCTGCACGGCCATTCTGTCTGTGGAGAAGCG GCTGAACTTCACGCTCAGACACCTGGACGTCACATGCGAGGCGTACGACCACTTCCGCTCCTGGCTGCGGCGGCTGGAGGGGCTGGCTGACGGCCGGCTGCGCTTCGCGGTGGAACGGGTGGAGGCCTCCTTCCCGCAGCTCCTGGTTTACGAGCGCATCCAGCAACTG GAGCTCTGGAAGATCTTTGTGGAACCGGTGATGTGA
- the METTL22 gene encoding methyltransferase-like protein 22 isoform X3 translates to MDEVTFKSDTVLSDVHLYTPNHRHLMVRLNGMGQPVFLSQFKLLWNRDSRTDSGAEGDGRGARLAEETPPSGPGSARPPPGSGHSDATSQVGLGTRLDEDGDLDVERRPPTASDPEPAGPPRDKVHPTILTQEEEDPLADGARESSPRDIVRIEHTMATPLEDVGKQVWRGALLLADYILFQRDLFQGRTVLELGAGTGLASIIAATVARTVYCTDVGADLLAMCQRNIALNGHLTAAGGGVVKVKELDWLRDDLCTDPEVPFSWSQEDVSDLYSHTTILLAAEVFYDDDLTDALFETLSRLAHKLQNACTAILSVEKR, encoded by the exons ATGGACGAGGTCACCTTCAAAAGTGACACTGTGCTGTCAGACGTCCACCTCTACACCCCGAACCACAGACACCTCATGGTGCGGCTGAACGGCATGGGGCAGCCTG TTTTCCTGTCCCAGTTCAAGCTTCTGTGGAACCGAGACTCTCGGACAGACTCAGGGGCCGAGGGTGATGGTCGGGGCGCTCGTCTTGCCGAGGAGACGCCGCCATCCGGGCCGGGCAGTGCCAGGCCCCCTCCGGGGAGCGGCCACAGTGACGCCACCAGCCAGGTGGGGCTGGGAACTCGGCTGGACGAAGACGGGGATTTGGACGTGGAGAGGAGACCACCGACTGCTTCGGACCCCGAGCCAGCAGGGCCTCCGAGAGACAAGGTACATCCCACGATTCTAACGCAGGAGGAAGAGGACCCACTGGCAGATGGAGCACGAGAGAGCAGCCCCCGGGATATCGTCAGAATAG AGCACACCATGGCCACCCCCCTGGAGGATGTTGGCAAGCAG GTGTGGCGGGGCGCCCTGCTCCTGGCAGACTACATCCTCTTTCAGCGGGACCTCTTCCAGGGCCGCACCGTGCTGGAGCTCGGGGCGGGCACGGGGCTGGCCAGCATCATCGCAGCCACCGTGGCACGCACGGTATATTGTACAG ATGTCGGCGCAGATCTCCTGGCCATGTGCCAGCGAAATATTGCCCTCAACGGCCACCTGACTGCCGCTGGAG GCGGTGTGGTTAAGGTCAAAGAACTGGACTGGCTCCGCGACGACCTGTGCACAg ACCCGGAGGTCCCCTTCAGCTGGTCGCAGGAGGATGTCTCTGACCTGTACAGCCACACCACCATCCTGCTTGCGGCTGAAG TGTTTTACGACGATGACCTAACCGACGCTCTGTTTGAAACCCTGTCCCGCCTCGCTCACAAGCTGCAGAACGCCTGCACGGCCATTCTGTCTGTGGAGAAGCG gtga